Within the Methanobacterium sp. BRmetb2 genome, the region AAGTTAAGAAAAAAATTGTAGATGAGAGGGATCATAGAATAAAACCATACGAACTTCTTGAAAGACTTATAAATGATTATTTATTGCAGATCCATGATGCAAAAAATTATTTAGAAAACTTTATAGAAAAAAACGTAGAATAAATAATATTTTAAGCAATACAAATCTTAAAATTAAGTATTATTCCAAGATTCATTAATCAAAATACATTATTAACTAAATTTTTCTTACAAAATTCCTATAAAATTTTTATATTTAGTTTCACTCGATTAAAACTAAGGCCGTGGGAATATAAGAAAAGTAGAAAACTTTGCAAAATCTTATGAAGTAAAACTATCTGTAAATGCTATTAAAATCCTTAAAAAGAGATATTTACTCAAAGATGAGAGTGGTAAACTTATTGAAACACCATCAGGTATGTTTAGAAGAGTAACTAAAGCAATTTCTGTAGTAGATGAAATATACGAACCAGATATTGATTTAAAGTCAATTGAAGAGAAATTTTACGATTTAATGTCTAATTTGGAATTTCTTCCAAATTCACCAACTTTAATGAATGCTGGAACTCAAATTAATCAACTGTCTGCTTGTTTTGTTTTACCTGTTGAAGATTCTATGGGAGCTATATTTGATTCACTAAAATATATGGCACTTATCCATAAATCAGGTGGCGGTGTTGGTTTTTCTTTTTCACAGCTTCGACCCCGGGGAGATGTTGTAAAATCAACTAAAGGTATTGCGTCAGGACCGGTTTCGTTTATGCGCATATTTGATGTGGCAACTGATGTAATTAAACAAGGAGGAAGAAGAAGAGGGGCAAATATGGCGGTAATGGATGTTAATCATCCAGATATACTTGATTTTATTTCGTCAAAGGTTCAGGAAGGATTGTTTAAAAATTTTAATCTGTCGGTAGCGGTTCCAGATAGTTTTATGGATGCAGTGTTAAGTGATGGGAATTATGAATTAATAAATCCCAGAAATAGACAAGTGGTAAGAAAACTTAAGGCAAGATACTTATTTGATAAAATAGTGGAGATGGCGTGGAAAACAGGAGATCCTGGATTAATTTTTATAGACGAAATAAACAGGCACAATACTGTACCTAAACTTGGAAAAATTACTGCAACAAATCCTTGTGGGGAACAACCACTTATGGATTATGAATCATGCAATTTAGGTTCAATTAATTTAACCAAAATATTTAAAAATGGTAAAATTAACTGGAAAAGATTAGAATACATTGTAAATGTAGCAGTACACTTTTTAGACAACGTAATCGACGTTAATAATTATCCGTCACCTAAAATTGAAAATGAAACACTAAAAAATCGTAAAATTGGTCTAGGAGTTATGGGTTTTGCTGATCTACTTTTAATGCTCGGAATTCCGTACGATTCAGTTCCCGCTTTAAAAATAGCTGAAGAAATTATGAAATTCATATCCAAAAAGGCAACAGAAGCTTCAATCAAATTGGGTAAGGAAAGAGGATCTTTTTCTAACTTCAAGGATAGTAAATGGTATGATAACGGCTTTGAGACAATGAGAAATGCTACCACTACTACTATTGCCCCTACTGGAACTATAAGTATATTGGCTGGTGTTACTAGTGGTATAGAACCCTTATTTGCAGTTAGTTTCGTTAGAAAAGTATTGGATGGTACTAAATTAATGGAAATAAACCCTGTTTTTAAGAAAATAGCAGAAAAAGAAGGATTCTTTAACGAAAGTATCTTAAAAAAGATTGCAGTAAATGGTTCCATCCAAAATATTGAAGAAATTCCAGAAACAATTCGAAGATTATTTGTAACTGCTTATGATATCCCTCCACAATGTCATGTTAAGATGCAGGCCAGTTTTCAAAAATATGTGGATAATGCTGTTTCTAAAACAGTTAATCTACCTACAGACGCATCCCAGGACGATATAAAAAATATTTTTATCTTAGCCTATAAACTAAAATGTAAAGGAATTACTATCTATCGATATGGAACTAAAAAGGAACAGGTCATATACCTTAACAATTTCCCAGAAACGGATTCTAATAAAGAATATTTAAATGTTGATCCAGAATTTTCTGGGGGATGTCCTAAGTTTAATTGTCCTCACTAAAATCAAATAATTCAGGTGATATAATGATAGAAGTTGAAGTTAAAGCCCATGTAAACGATTTCAGTCCAGTTAAAAATGCTTTGGCCAAGTTAGATGCTGAGCTTATAAAAACTGAGCTTCAGGATGATATTTACTTTAATGCACCCCACCGTGATTTTGCTAAAACAGATGAGGCACTTCGAATTAGAAAGGTTACCCAACCGGGTTTAGAAAATTCAAAATATGAAAAATTAATTTTAACATATAAAGGAGCGAAGATGGACGCTGTTAGTAAAACCCGAAAAGAAATAGAAGTTGAAATTGAAGATTTGGAAAAAATGTCTTCTATTCTGGAAAATATTGGATTCATTCCCGTTGCAAATGTTAATAAAAAAAGAGTTATCTACCACTACCATAGTTTTATTATAAGTCTGGATGAAGTTCGGGATGTAGGAACGTTTGTGGAAATCGAAACTGAAGCCAATGAAGGCGAAAATTTTGAAGATTCTGTAGAAAAAATTTTCGAAATATATAAAAAAATAGGAATTACAGATGGATTTGAAAGAAGATCTTATCTGGAACTTATGGGAATTTATATTTAATTGGTTCAATACTTGACTTTCGAGAAAATAACCATATATTAAATTGTAAAATTTGATTATTATAAAAAAGTACGATAATATAAAAAAATGGATAATTTAAAATGGAAATGTATTTTTTTTATCATTCCATATGGGTAAATATTTTAATTATAAAGCGTAAAGTTAAATAGATTAATTCCTTTAGAAAAGTTTCAAGTTTAAATCTATTATCTAAATAATGGTGGGTATAATTTGAAGTATTTTGTAAGTCCTTTCAATAAAGAAGTGAATTTAGAATTTCCAAAGAATATTACCATCTATGATACAACTTTAAGAGATGGTGAACAAACACCAGGGGTTTGTTTAAGAACCCCTGAAAAACTTAAAATAGCCCAAAAGCTGGATGAACTTAAAATTCACCAGATTGAAGCTGGTTTTCCCATAGTATCCAATGAAGAAAAAAGATCAGTAAAGGCCATAGTTAATGAAGATTTAAATGCAGATATAATTGTTCTCTCCCGTACTAAGAAGGAAGATATTGATGTAGCGTTGGATTGTGATGTTGATGGCATAATAACATTCATGGGAACTTCAGATATTCATTTGCAACACAAACTAAAACTTTCCAAGGATCAAGCTCTGAATGTATGTATGAAATCAATTGAGTATGCTAAAGATCATGGGATATTTGTGGCTTTTTCAGCCGAAGATGCAACCAGAACAGACTTAGATTTCCTTAAAAGAATTTATAAAAAAGCAGAAAATTATGGTGTTGACAGAATTCACATAGCTGATACTGTAGGGGCTATAAATCCATATGGTATGGATTTTTTGGTAAGGGAGCTTCGATCACATCTAAAAGTAGATATTGCTATGCACTGCCATAATGACTTTGGTTTGGCTCTTTCTAATTCAATCGCAGGACTTTTAGCAGGAGGAAATGCCATATCAACCACAGTTAATGGTATAGGTGAAAGGGCAGGTAATACTTCTCTGGAAGAGTTGATAATGGCTCTGCTTATGGTTTATGGGGTTGATCTCGGATTTAATATAAAGGTGTTTTATGAGCTTTCCAAACTGGTCGAGGAACTTACTCACATGAAGATACCTGATAACAAGCCTATAGTTGGAAGAAATGTGTTCCGTCACGAATCAGGTATACATGTTGACGCAGTTATTGAAGAACCATTAACATACGAGCCATTTCTACCAGAATTAATAGGCCATCATAGGAGGATAGTTTTAGGTAAACATTCAGGGTGCCGGGCAGTAAAAGCAAAACTTCAAGAATGCGGAAT harbors:
- a CDS encoding ribonucleoside-diphosphate reductase, adenosylcobalamin-dependent, which gives rise to MRKVENFAKSYEVKLSVNAIKILKKRYLLKDESGKLIETPSGMFRRVTKAISVVDEIYEPDIDLKSIEEKFYDLMSNLEFLPNSPTLMNAGTQINQLSACFVLPVEDSMGAIFDSLKYMALIHKSGGGVGFSFSQLRPRGDVVKSTKGIASGPVSFMRIFDVATDVIKQGGRRRGANMAVMDVNHPDILDFISSKVQEGLFKNFNLSVAVPDSFMDAVLSDGNYELINPRNRQVVRKLKARYLFDKIVEMAWKTGDPGLIFIDEINRHNTVPKLGKITATNPCGEQPLMDYESCNLGSINLTKIFKNGKINWKRLEYIVNVAVHFLDNVIDVNNYPSPKIENETLKNRKIGLGVMGFADLLLMLGIPYDSVPALKIAEEIMKFISKKATEASIKLGKERGSFSNFKDSKWYDNGFETMRNATTTTIAPTGTISILAGVTSGIEPLFAVSFVRKVLDGTKLMEINPVFKKIAEKEGFFNESILKKIAVNGSIQNIEEIPETIRRLFVTAYDIPPQCHVKMQASFQKYVDNAVSKTVNLPTDASQDDIKNIFILAYKLKCKGITIYRYGTKKEQVIYLNNFPETDSNKEYLNVDPEFSGGCPKFNCPH
- a CDS encoding adenylate cyclase — encoded protein: MIEVEVKAHVNDFSPVKNALAKLDAELIKTELQDDIYFNAPHRDFAKTDEALRIRKVTQPGLENSKYEKLILTYKGAKMDAVSKTRKEIEVEIEDLEKMSSILENIGFIPVANVNKKRVIYHYHSFIISLDEVRDVGTFVEIETEANEGENFEDSVEKIFEIYKKIGITDGFERRSYLELMGIYI
- the aksA gene encoding homoaconitate hydratase (in Methanococcus jannaschii this protein catalyzes the condensation of alpha-ketoglutarate and acetyl-CoA to form trans-homoaconitate; functions in alphaketosuberate synthesis which is a precursor in coenzyme B and biotin synthesis), which produces MKYFVSPFNKEVNLEFPKNITIYDTTLRDGEQTPGVCLRTPEKLKIAQKLDELKIHQIEAGFPIVSNEEKRSVKAIVNEDLNADIIVLSRTKKEDIDVALDCDVDGIITFMGTSDIHLQHKLKLSKDQALNVCMKSIEYAKDHGIFVAFSAEDATRTDLDFLKRIYKKAENYGVDRIHIADTVGAINPYGMDFLVRELRSHLKVDIAMHCHNDFGLALSNSIAGLLAGGNAISTTVNGIGERAGNTSLEELIMALLMVYGVDLGFNIKVFYELSKLVEELTHMKIPDNKPIVGRNVFRHESGIHVDAVIEEPLTYEPFLPELIGHHRRIVLGKHSGCRAVKAKLQECGIEVTRDELCEIVEQVKMQREEGKYINDKLFNKIVKSIRGPVDF